Proteins encoded by one window of Perca fluviatilis chromosome 13, GENO_Pfluv_1.0, whole genome shotgun sequence:
- the pum1 gene encoding pumilio homolog 1 isoform X2: MSSVCVLKRKAVLWQDSFSPHHRTTSPSMPVVLSSGGHAPPTGQTPQATPPSQQGVAGAGRSQDDAMVDYFFQRQHGEQPGKHRWPTGDNIHDSQVRSMDELNHDFQALALEGRAMGEQLLTGKKFWETDDSGKDGPKGIFLDQWRDSAWGASDHSVSQPIMVSRRPGQGFHGGGEVGVGSVMSPRSESGGLGVSMVEYVLSSSPADKLDSCLRKGPYGQRDGEVEEEKRDKPKASFEGEKMKELAEVEVDVINDVINPNGLPVQNGLDVDVKEYGRPPGNMPAPGPEGDLLGGPGGVGADGLTPLGGGGGPKPPEDFSGVEQGGVTMDPMESVMEPLQFDYNSQMTMDSAPTVGLFDYANQQQLFQRNNALAVQQLTAAQQQQYALAAAQQPHIGLAPAFVPNPYIISAAPPGTDPYAAGLAAAATLGPAVMPPQYYGVTPWGVYPANLFQQQAAAANNSANQQAANQGQQNQQQVMRGGGNQRPLTPSQGQQSQQNDQLVAAAAVNSALAFGQGLAAGVPGYPVLAPAAYYDQTGALVVNTGGRSGPVRLMAPASVIISPSAAQAVAAAAASAGGANGGLGGGANGPFRAMTSQQAQQQGGPGGALGGSSFYGSSSLSSSSQSSSLFSQGSGQPGPGSASLGFSQQASSSLGATLGATLGGFGTAVANSSGGSGSRRDSLTGNNELYKRTPSSLTPIGHGGFYNGTLGFSPSPGPVGMPLPNQGPSHSLTPPPSLSNHSSSSNLNLGGLTNGSGRFISAAPGAEAKYRSAASSGSSLFSPSSQLFPSSRLRYGMSDVMPSGRSRLLEDFRNNRYPNLQLRDIAGHIMEFSQDQHGSRFIQLKLERASSAERQLVFSEILQAAYQLMVDVFGNYVIQKFFEFGSLDQKLALAERIRGHVLSLALQMYGCRVIQKALEFIPSDQQVISEMVRELDGHVLKCVKDQNGNHVVQKCIECVQPHALHFIIDAFKGQVFALSTHPYGCRVIQRILEHCLPEQTLPILEELHQHTEQLVQDQYGNYVIQHVLEHGRAEDKSKIVAEIRGNVLGLSQHKFASNVVEKCVTHASRAERAVLIEEVCSLTEGPHSALYTMMKDQYANYVVQKMIDVAEPSQRKIVMHKIRPHISTLRKYTYGKHILAKLEKYYMKNGVDLGPLCGPPNGIM, encoded by the exons atgagcagtgtgtgtgtgttgaagagGAAAGCAGTGCTCTGGCAGGATTCATTCAGCCCCCACCATAGAACTACATCTCCCAGCATGCCCGTGGTGCTGAGCAGCGGAGGACATGCCCCTCCAACTGGGCAGACCCCTCAGGCCACACCCCCCAGTCAGCAG GGTGTGGCTGGTGCTGGACGTTCCCAGGATGATGCCATGGTAGACTATTTCTTCCAGCGGCAGCATGGTGAACAGCCCGGCAAACATCGCTGGCCCACTGGAGACAACATCCATGacagccag GTGCGGTCCATGGACGAGCTGAACCATGACTTTCAGGCTCTGGCTCTGGAGGGACGTGCCATGGGAGAG CAGCTGCTAACTGGTAAGAAGTTCTGGGAGACGGATGACTCTGGGAAGGATGGACCAAAAGGGATCTTTCTGGACCAGTGGCGGGACAGTGCATGGGGTGCCTCAG ATCACTCTGTGTCTCAGCCAATCATGGTGTCTCGTCGGCCAGGGCAAGGTTTCCATGGCGGTGGTGAAGTCGGGGTGGGCTCGGTGATGTCACCGCGCTCTGAGAGTGGAGGGCTGGGAGTTAGCATGGTGGAGTACGTCCTCTCCTCCTCACCGGCTGACAAACTGGATTCATGCCTCCGAAAAGGACCTTAT ggacagagagatggagaggtggaggaggagaagagggacAAGCCAAAAGCATCGTTTGAaggagagaaaatgaaagagtTGGCAGAAGTTGAAGTTGATGTCATTAACGACGTCATCAACCCTAATGGGCTGCCCGTGCAGAACGGCCTTGACGTCGATGTCAAAGAGTATGG TCGTCCCCCAGGCAACATGCCGGCCCCTGGTCCTGAGGGCGACCTGCTTGGGGGTCCTGGGGGTGTAGGGGCTGATGGCCTGACACCCCTGGGAGGTGGTGGAGGCCCCAAACCTCCTGAGGACTTCTCTGGCGTGGAACAAGGGGGTGTCACCATGGACCCCATGGAGTCCGTGATGGAGCCGCTTCAGTTTGACTACAACTCCCAGATGACCATGGACTCTGCGCCCACCGTGGGCTTATTCGATTATGCCAACCAGCAGCAG CTGTTCCAGAGAAACAACGCCCTAGCAGTGCAGCAGTTAACAGCAGCCCAGCAACAGCAGTATGCCTTGGCAGCAGCACAGCAGCCTCACATTg GTCTGGCCCCAGCGTTTGTGCCCAATCCTTACATCATCAGTGCTGCTCCACCAGGGACAGACCCCTACGCAGCCGGACTAGCAGCAGCCGCTACACTCG GTCCGGCAGTGATGCCTCCCCAGTACTATGGTGTGACCCCCTGGGGGGTCTATCCTGCCAACCTTTTCCAGCAGCAGGCTGCTGCAGCCAACAACTCGGCCAATCAGCAGGCTGCAAACCAGGGCCAGCAGAACCAACAGCAG GTGATGCGTGGTGGGGGCAACCAGCGACCTTTGACCCCCAGCCAAGGTCAACAGAGTCAGCAGAATGACCAGCtggttgcagcagcagcagtcaactCAGCCCTTGCCTTTGGACAGGGGTTAGCAGCAGGAGTCCCTG GCTACCCAGTCCTGGCCCCTGCAGCCTACTATGATCAGACTGGGGCCCTGGTGGTCAACACTGGAGGTAGGAGTGGCCCTGTCCGCCTCATGGCCCCTGCCTCTGTCATCATATCTCCTTCCGCAGCACAAGCAG ttgcagcagcagcagcctctgcAGGTGGCGCCAATGGTGGCCTAGGTGGTGGGGCCAATGGTCCATTTCGTGCCATGACGTCCCAGCAGGCTCAGCAGCAGGGTGGCCCTGGTGGTGCTCTGGGCGGAAGCTCCTTCTACGGATCCTCCTCCCTCAGCTCCTCCTCCCagagttcctctcttttctcacaGGGCTCCGGCCAGCCCGGACCAGGTTCTGCCTCCTTGGGCTTTAGCCAGcaagcctcctcctccctcgGTGCCACACTGGGGGCCACGCTGGGAGGCTTTGGCACTGCAG TGGCCAACTCAAGTGGTGGGAGCGGTTCCAGGCGGGACTCCCTGACGGGCAACAATGAGCTGTACAAACGCACGCCCTCCAGCCTCACTCCGATTGGCCATGGAGGCTTCTATAATGGCACCTTGGGCTTCAGTCCTTCCCCTGGCCCTGTGGGCATGCCCCTTCCCAACCAGGGCCCCTCCCATTCCCTAACACCTCCACCTTCCCTGTCCAATCACAGCTCCTCATCCAACCTCAATCTTG GAGGCCTGACCAATGGCAGTGGGCGTTTCATCTCTGCAGCTCCAGGAGCAGAGGCCAAGTACCGCAGTGCCGCCAGCTCAGGCTCCTCCCTCTTTTCACCCAGCAGTCAGCTGTTCCCGTCGTCACGGCTACGATACGGCATGTCAGACGTGATGCCGTCAGGCCGTAGCCGCCTGCTGGAGGACTTCAGGAACAACCGCTACCCCAACCTCCAGCTCAGAGACATCGCTGGCCACATCATGGAGTTCAGCCAGGACCAGCACGGCAGCAG GTTTATCCAGTTGAAATTGGAGCGAGCCAGTTCAGCGGAACGCCAGCTTGTGTTCAGTGAGATTCTGCAGGCGGCCTACCAGCTCATGGTGGACGTCTTTGGAAATTATGTCATCCAGAAGTTCTTTGAG TTCGGCAGCCTGGACCAGAAGCTGGCTCTGGCAGAGAGGATCCGAGGTCATGTGCTGTCTCTGGCCCTGCAGATGTACGGCTGCAGGGTCATTCAGAAAGCTCTGGAGTTCATCCCCTCTGATCAGCAGGTCATT AGTGAGATGGTGCGGGAACTGGACGGCCATGTGTTGAAGTGTGTGAAGGACCAGAACGGTAACCACGTGGTGCAGAAGTGTATCGAGTGTGTCCAGCCTCACGCGCTGCACTTCATCATAGACGCCTTTAAGGGACAG GTCTTTGCCCTCTCCACTCATCCTTATGGCTGTCGAGTCATCCAGCGCATTCTTGAACACTGCCTTCCTGAACAGACGCTGCCTATACTGGAGGAGCTCCATCAACACACAGAACAGCTTGTGCAG gaCCAGTACGGCAACTATGTGATCCAGCATGTTTTGGAGCACGGCCGAGCTGAGGATAAGAGCAAGATAGTGGCTGAGATCAGAGGCAATGTCCTGGGACTCAGCCAGCACAAGTTTGCAAG TAATGTGGTGGAGAAGTGTGTGACCCATGCGTCACGGGCAGAACGGGCAGTGCTGATAGAAGAGGTGTGCAGCCTGACTGAGGGCCCCCACAGTGCCTTATACACCATGATGAAGGACCAGTACGCCAACTATGTGGTGCAGAAGATGATCGATGTGGCCGAGCCCTCCCAGCGCAAGATCGTAATGCACAAG ATCCGGCCTCACATTTCCACCCTGAGGAAGTACACTTATGGAAAACACATCCTGGCCAAGCTGGAGAAGTACTACATGAAGAATGGCGTTGACCTGGGTCCTCTCTGTGGCCCTCCCAATGGCATCATGtaa
- the pum1 gene encoding pumilio homolog 1 isoform X3, with product MSSVCVLKRKAVLWQDSFSPHHRTTSPSMPVVLSSGGHAPPTGQTPQATPPSQQGVAGAGRSQDDAMVDYFFQRQHGEQPGKHRWPTGDNIHDSQVRSMDELNHDFQALALEGRAMGELLTGKKFWETDDSGKDGPKGIFLDQWRDSAWGASDHSVSQPIMVSRRPGQGFHGGGEVGVGSVMSPRSESGGLGVSMVEYVLSSSPADKLDSCLRKGPYGQRDGEVEEEKRDKPKASFEGEKMKELAEVEVDVINDVINPNGLPVQNGLDVDVKEYGRPPGNMPAPGPEGDLLGGPGGVGADGLTPLGGGGGPKPPEDFSGVEQGGVTMDPMESVMEPLQFDYNSQMTMDSAPTVGLFDYANQQQQLFQRNNALAVQQLTAAQQQQYALAAAQQPHIGLAPAFVPNPYIISAAPPGTDPYAAGLAAAATLGPAVMPPQYYGVTPWGVYPANLFQQQAAAANNSANQQAANQGQQNQQQVMRGGGNQRPLTPSQGQQSQQNDQLVAAAAVNSALAFGQGLAAGVPGYPVLAPAAYYDQTGALVVNTGGRSGPVRLMAPASVIISPSAAQAVAAAAASAGGANGGLGGGANGPFRAMTSQQAQQQGGPGGALGGSSFYGSSSLSSSSQSSSLFSQGSGQPGPGSASLGFSQQASSSLGATLGATLGGFGTAVANSSGGSGSRRDSLTGNNELYKRTPSSLTPIGHGGFYNGTLGFSPSPGPVGMPLPNQGPSHSLTPPPSLSNHSSSSNLNLGGLTNGSGRFISAAPGAEAKYRSAASSGSSLFSPSSQLFPSSRLRYGMSDVMPSGRSRLLEDFRNNRYPNLQLRDIAGHIMEFSQDQHGSRFIQLKLERASSAERQLVFSEILQAAYQLMVDVFGNYVIQKFFEFGSLDQKLALAERIRGHVLSLALQMYGCRVIQKALEFIPSDQQVISEMVRELDGHVLKCVKDQNGNHVVQKCIECVQPHALHFIIDAFKGQVFALSTHPYGCRVIQRILEHCLPEQTLPILEELHQHTEQLVQDQYGNYVIQHVLEHGRAEDKSKIVAEIRGNVLGLSQHKFASNVVEKCVTHASRAERAVLIEEVCSLTEGPHSALYTMMKDQYANYVVQKMIDVAEPSQRKIVMHKIRPHISTLRKYTYGKHILAKLEKYYMKNGVDLGPLCGPPNGIM from the exons atgagcagtgtgtgtgtgttgaagagGAAAGCAGTGCTCTGGCAGGATTCATTCAGCCCCCACCATAGAACTACATCTCCCAGCATGCCCGTGGTGCTGAGCAGCGGAGGACATGCCCCTCCAACTGGGCAGACCCCTCAGGCCACACCCCCCAGTCAGCAG GGTGTGGCTGGTGCTGGACGTTCCCAGGATGATGCCATGGTAGACTATTTCTTCCAGCGGCAGCATGGTGAACAGCCCGGCAAACATCGCTGGCCCACTGGAGACAACATCCATGacagccag GTGCGGTCCATGGACGAGCTGAACCATGACTTTCAGGCTCTGGCTCTGGAGGGACGTGCCATGGGAGAG CTGCTAACTGGTAAGAAGTTCTGGGAGACGGATGACTCTGGGAAGGATGGACCAAAAGGGATCTTTCTGGACCAGTGGCGGGACAGTGCATGGGGTGCCTCAG ATCACTCTGTGTCTCAGCCAATCATGGTGTCTCGTCGGCCAGGGCAAGGTTTCCATGGCGGTGGTGAAGTCGGGGTGGGCTCGGTGATGTCACCGCGCTCTGAGAGTGGAGGGCTGGGAGTTAGCATGGTGGAGTACGTCCTCTCCTCCTCACCGGCTGACAAACTGGATTCATGCCTCCGAAAAGGACCTTAT ggacagagagatggagaggtggaggaggagaagagggacAAGCCAAAAGCATCGTTTGAaggagagaaaatgaaagagtTGGCAGAAGTTGAAGTTGATGTCATTAACGACGTCATCAACCCTAATGGGCTGCCCGTGCAGAACGGCCTTGACGTCGATGTCAAAGAGTATGG TCGTCCCCCAGGCAACATGCCGGCCCCTGGTCCTGAGGGCGACCTGCTTGGGGGTCCTGGGGGTGTAGGGGCTGATGGCCTGACACCCCTGGGAGGTGGTGGAGGCCCCAAACCTCCTGAGGACTTCTCTGGCGTGGAACAAGGGGGTGTCACCATGGACCCCATGGAGTCCGTGATGGAGCCGCTTCAGTTTGACTACAACTCCCAGATGACCATGGACTCTGCGCCCACCGTGGGCTTATTCGATTATGCCAACCAGCAGCAG CAGCTGTTCCAGAGAAACAACGCCCTAGCAGTGCAGCAGTTAACAGCAGCCCAGCAACAGCAGTATGCCTTGGCAGCAGCACAGCAGCCTCACATTg GTCTGGCCCCAGCGTTTGTGCCCAATCCTTACATCATCAGTGCTGCTCCACCAGGGACAGACCCCTACGCAGCCGGACTAGCAGCAGCCGCTACACTCG GTCCGGCAGTGATGCCTCCCCAGTACTATGGTGTGACCCCCTGGGGGGTCTATCCTGCCAACCTTTTCCAGCAGCAGGCTGCTGCAGCCAACAACTCGGCCAATCAGCAGGCTGCAAACCAGGGCCAGCAGAACCAACAGCAG GTGATGCGTGGTGGGGGCAACCAGCGACCTTTGACCCCCAGCCAAGGTCAACAGAGTCAGCAGAATGACCAGCtggttgcagcagcagcagtcaactCAGCCCTTGCCTTTGGACAGGGGTTAGCAGCAGGAGTCCCTG GCTACCCAGTCCTGGCCCCTGCAGCCTACTATGATCAGACTGGGGCCCTGGTGGTCAACACTGGAGGTAGGAGTGGCCCTGTCCGCCTCATGGCCCCTGCCTCTGTCATCATATCTCCTTCCGCAGCACAAGCAG ttgcagcagcagcagcctctgcAGGTGGCGCCAATGGTGGCCTAGGTGGTGGGGCCAATGGTCCATTTCGTGCCATGACGTCCCAGCAGGCTCAGCAGCAGGGTGGCCCTGGTGGTGCTCTGGGCGGAAGCTCCTTCTACGGATCCTCCTCCCTCAGCTCCTCCTCCCagagttcctctcttttctcacaGGGCTCCGGCCAGCCCGGACCAGGTTCTGCCTCCTTGGGCTTTAGCCAGcaagcctcctcctccctcgGTGCCACACTGGGGGCCACGCTGGGAGGCTTTGGCACTGCAG TGGCCAACTCAAGTGGTGGGAGCGGTTCCAGGCGGGACTCCCTGACGGGCAACAATGAGCTGTACAAACGCACGCCCTCCAGCCTCACTCCGATTGGCCATGGAGGCTTCTATAATGGCACCTTGGGCTTCAGTCCTTCCCCTGGCCCTGTGGGCATGCCCCTTCCCAACCAGGGCCCCTCCCATTCCCTAACACCTCCACCTTCCCTGTCCAATCACAGCTCCTCATCCAACCTCAATCTTG GAGGCCTGACCAATGGCAGTGGGCGTTTCATCTCTGCAGCTCCAGGAGCAGAGGCCAAGTACCGCAGTGCCGCCAGCTCAGGCTCCTCCCTCTTTTCACCCAGCAGTCAGCTGTTCCCGTCGTCACGGCTACGATACGGCATGTCAGACGTGATGCCGTCAGGCCGTAGCCGCCTGCTGGAGGACTTCAGGAACAACCGCTACCCCAACCTCCAGCTCAGAGACATCGCTGGCCACATCATGGAGTTCAGCCAGGACCAGCACGGCAGCAG GTTTATCCAGTTGAAATTGGAGCGAGCCAGTTCAGCGGAACGCCAGCTTGTGTTCAGTGAGATTCTGCAGGCGGCCTACCAGCTCATGGTGGACGTCTTTGGAAATTATGTCATCCAGAAGTTCTTTGAG TTCGGCAGCCTGGACCAGAAGCTGGCTCTGGCAGAGAGGATCCGAGGTCATGTGCTGTCTCTGGCCCTGCAGATGTACGGCTGCAGGGTCATTCAGAAAGCTCTGGAGTTCATCCCCTCTGATCAGCAGGTCATT AGTGAGATGGTGCGGGAACTGGACGGCCATGTGTTGAAGTGTGTGAAGGACCAGAACGGTAACCACGTGGTGCAGAAGTGTATCGAGTGTGTCCAGCCTCACGCGCTGCACTTCATCATAGACGCCTTTAAGGGACAG GTCTTTGCCCTCTCCACTCATCCTTATGGCTGTCGAGTCATCCAGCGCATTCTTGAACACTGCCTTCCTGAACAGACGCTGCCTATACTGGAGGAGCTCCATCAACACACAGAACAGCTTGTGCAG gaCCAGTACGGCAACTATGTGATCCAGCATGTTTTGGAGCACGGCCGAGCTGAGGATAAGAGCAAGATAGTGGCTGAGATCAGAGGCAATGTCCTGGGACTCAGCCAGCACAAGTTTGCAAG TAATGTGGTGGAGAAGTGTGTGACCCATGCGTCACGGGCAGAACGGGCAGTGCTGATAGAAGAGGTGTGCAGCCTGACTGAGGGCCCCCACAGTGCCTTATACACCATGATGAAGGACCAGTACGCCAACTATGTGGTGCAGAAGATGATCGATGTGGCCGAGCCCTCCCAGCGCAAGATCGTAATGCACAAG ATCCGGCCTCACATTTCCACCCTGAGGAAGTACACTTATGGAAAACACATCCTGGCCAAGCTGGAGAAGTACTACATGAAGAATGGCGTTGACCTGGGTCCTCTCTGTGGCCCTCCCAATGGCATCATGtaa
- the pum1 gene encoding pumilio homolog 1 isoform X4, giving the protein MSSVCVLKRKAVLWQDSFSPHHRTTSPSMPVVLSSGGHAPPTGQTPQATPPSQQGVAGAGRSQDDAMVDYFFQRQHGEQPGKHRWPTGDNIHDSQVRSMDELNHDFQALALEGRAMGELLTGKKFWETDDSGKDGPKGIFLDQWRDSAWGASDHSVSQPIMVSRRPGQGFHGGGEVGVGSVMSPRSESGGLGVSMVEYVLSSSPADKLDSCLRKGPYGQRDGEVEEEKRDKPKASFEGEKMKELAEVEVDVINDVINPNGLPVQNGLDVDVKEYGRPPGNMPAPGPEGDLLGGPGGVGADGLTPLGGGGGPKPPEDFSGVEQGGVTMDPMESVMEPLQFDYNSQMTMDSAPTVGLFDYANQQQLFQRNNALAVQQLTAAQQQQYALAAAQQPHIGLAPAFVPNPYIISAAPPGTDPYAAGLAAAATLGPAVMPPQYYGVTPWGVYPANLFQQQAAAANNSANQQAANQGQQNQQQVMRGGGNQRPLTPSQGQQSQQNDQLVAAAAVNSALAFGQGLAAGVPGYPVLAPAAYYDQTGALVVNTGGRSGPVRLMAPASVIISPSAAQAVAAAAASAGGANGGLGGGANGPFRAMTSQQAQQQGGPGGALGGSSFYGSSSLSSSSQSSSLFSQGSGQPGPGSASLGFSQQASSSLGATLGATLGGFGTAVANSSGGSGSRRDSLTGNNELYKRTPSSLTPIGHGGFYNGTLGFSPSPGPVGMPLPNQGPSHSLTPPPSLSNHSSSSNLNLGGLTNGSGRFISAAPGAEAKYRSAASSGSSLFSPSSQLFPSSRLRYGMSDVMPSGRSRLLEDFRNNRYPNLQLRDIAGHIMEFSQDQHGSRFIQLKLERASSAERQLVFSEILQAAYQLMVDVFGNYVIQKFFEFGSLDQKLALAERIRGHVLSLALQMYGCRVIQKALEFIPSDQQVISEMVRELDGHVLKCVKDQNGNHVVQKCIECVQPHALHFIIDAFKGQVFALSTHPYGCRVIQRILEHCLPEQTLPILEELHQHTEQLVQDQYGNYVIQHVLEHGRAEDKSKIVAEIRGNVLGLSQHKFASNVVEKCVTHASRAERAVLIEEVCSLTEGPHSALYTMMKDQYANYVVQKMIDVAEPSQRKIVMHKIRPHISTLRKYTYGKHILAKLEKYYMKNGVDLGPLCGPPNGIM; this is encoded by the exons atgagcagtgtgtgtgtgttgaagagGAAAGCAGTGCTCTGGCAGGATTCATTCAGCCCCCACCATAGAACTACATCTCCCAGCATGCCCGTGGTGCTGAGCAGCGGAGGACATGCCCCTCCAACTGGGCAGACCCCTCAGGCCACACCCCCCAGTCAGCAG GGTGTGGCTGGTGCTGGACGTTCCCAGGATGATGCCATGGTAGACTATTTCTTCCAGCGGCAGCATGGTGAACAGCCCGGCAAACATCGCTGGCCCACTGGAGACAACATCCATGacagccag GTGCGGTCCATGGACGAGCTGAACCATGACTTTCAGGCTCTGGCTCTGGAGGGACGTGCCATGGGAGAG CTGCTAACTGGTAAGAAGTTCTGGGAGACGGATGACTCTGGGAAGGATGGACCAAAAGGGATCTTTCTGGACCAGTGGCGGGACAGTGCATGGGGTGCCTCAG ATCACTCTGTGTCTCAGCCAATCATGGTGTCTCGTCGGCCAGGGCAAGGTTTCCATGGCGGTGGTGAAGTCGGGGTGGGCTCGGTGATGTCACCGCGCTCTGAGAGTGGAGGGCTGGGAGTTAGCATGGTGGAGTACGTCCTCTCCTCCTCACCGGCTGACAAACTGGATTCATGCCTCCGAAAAGGACCTTAT ggacagagagatggagaggtggaggaggagaagagggacAAGCCAAAAGCATCGTTTGAaggagagaaaatgaaagagtTGGCAGAAGTTGAAGTTGATGTCATTAACGACGTCATCAACCCTAATGGGCTGCCCGTGCAGAACGGCCTTGACGTCGATGTCAAAGAGTATGG TCGTCCCCCAGGCAACATGCCGGCCCCTGGTCCTGAGGGCGACCTGCTTGGGGGTCCTGGGGGTGTAGGGGCTGATGGCCTGACACCCCTGGGAGGTGGTGGAGGCCCCAAACCTCCTGAGGACTTCTCTGGCGTGGAACAAGGGGGTGTCACCATGGACCCCATGGAGTCCGTGATGGAGCCGCTTCAGTTTGACTACAACTCCCAGATGACCATGGACTCTGCGCCCACCGTGGGCTTATTCGATTATGCCAACCAGCAGCAG CTGTTCCAGAGAAACAACGCCCTAGCAGTGCAGCAGTTAACAGCAGCCCAGCAACAGCAGTATGCCTTGGCAGCAGCACAGCAGCCTCACATTg GTCTGGCCCCAGCGTTTGTGCCCAATCCTTACATCATCAGTGCTGCTCCACCAGGGACAGACCCCTACGCAGCCGGACTAGCAGCAGCCGCTACACTCG GTCCGGCAGTGATGCCTCCCCAGTACTATGGTGTGACCCCCTGGGGGGTCTATCCTGCCAACCTTTTCCAGCAGCAGGCTGCTGCAGCCAACAACTCGGCCAATCAGCAGGCTGCAAACCAGGGCCAGCAGAACCAACAGCAG GTGATGCGTGGTGGGGGCAACCAGCGACCTTTGACCCCCAGCCAAGGTCAACAGAGTCAGCAGAATGACCAGCtggttgcagcagcagcagtcaactCAGCCCTTGCCTTTGGACAGGGGTTAGCAGCAGGAGTCCCTG GCTACCCAGTCCTGGCCCCTGCAGCCTACTATGATCAGACTGGGGCCCTGGTGGTCAACACTGGAGGTAGGAGTGGCCCTGTCCGCCTCATGGCCCCTGCCTCTGTCATCATATCTCCTTCCGCAGCACAAGCAG ttgcagcagcagcagcctctgcAGGTGGCGCCAATGGTGGCCTAGGTGGTGGGGCCAATGGTCCATTTCGTGCCATGACGTCCCAGCAGGCTCAGCAGCAGGGTGGCCCTGGTGGTGCTCTGGGCGGAAGCTCCTTCTACGGATCCTCCTCCCTCAGCTCCTCCTCCCagagttcctctcttttctcacaGGGCTCCGGCCAGCCCGGACCAGGTTCTGCCTCCTTGGGCTTTAGCCAGcaagcctcctcctccctcgGTGCCACACTGGGGGCCACGCTGGGAGGCTTTGGCACTGCAG TGGCCAACTCAAGTGGTGGGAGCGGTTCCAGGCGGGACTCCCTGACGGGCAACAATGAGCTGTACAAACGCACGCCCTCCAGCCTCACTCCGATTGGCCATGGAGGCTTCTATAATGGCACCTTGGGCTTCAGTCCTTCCCCTGGCCCTGTGGGCATGCCCCTTCCCAACCAGGGCCCCTCCCATTCCCTAACACCTCCACCTTCCCTGTCCAATCACAGCTCCTCATCCAACCTCAATCTTG GAGGCCTGACCAATGGCAGTGGGCGTTTCATCTCTGCAGCTCCAGGAGCAGAGGCCAAGTACCGCAGTGCCGCCAGCTCAGGCTCCTCCCTCTTTTCACCCAGCAGTCAGCTGTTCCCGTCGTCACGGCTACGATACGGCATGTCAGACGTGATGCCGTCAGGCCGTAGCCGCCTGCTGGAGGACTTCAGGAACAACCGCTACCCCAACCTCCAGCTCAGAGACATCGCTGGCCACATCATGGAGTTCAGCCAGGACCAGCACGGCAGCAG GTTTATCCAGTTGAAATTGGAGCGAGCCAGTTCAGCGGAACGCCAGCTTGTGTTCAGTGAGATTCTGCAGGCGGCCTACCAGCTCATGGTGGACGTCTTTGGAAATTATGTCATCCAGAAGTTCTTTGAG TTCGGCAGCCTGGACCAGAAGCTGGCTCTGGCAGAGAGGATCCGAGGTCATGTGCTGTCTCTGGCCCTGCAGATGTACGGCTGCAGGGTCATTCAGAAAGCTCTGGAGTTCATCCCCTCTGATCAGCAGGTCATT AGTGAGATGGTGCGGGAACTGGACGGCCATGTGTTGAAGTGTGTGAAGGACCAGAACGGTAACCACGTGGTGCAGAAGTGTATCGAGTGTGTCCAGCCTCACGCGCTGCACTTCATCATAGACGCCTTTAAGGGACAG GTCTTTGCCCTCTCCACTCATCCTTATGGCTGTCGAGTCATCCAGCGCATTCTTGAACACTGCCTTCCTGAACAGACGCTGCCTATACTGGAGGAGCTCCATCAACACACAGAACAGCTTGTGCAG gaCCAGTACGGCAACTATGTGATCCAGCATGTTTTGGAGCACGGCCGAGCTGAGGATAAGAGCAAGATAGTGGCTGAGATCAGAGGCAATGTCCTGGGACTCAGCCAGCACAAGTTTGCAAG TAATGTGGTGGAGAAGTGTGTGACCCATGCGTCACGGGCAGAACGGGCAGTGCTGATAGAAGAGGTGTGCAGCCTGACTGAGGGCCCCCACAGTGCCTTATACACCATGATGAAGGACCAGTACGCCAACTATGTGGTGCAGAAGATGATCGATGTGGCCGAGCCCTCCCAGCGCAAGATCGTAATGCACAAG ATCCGGCCTCACATTTCCACCCTGAGGAAGTACACTTATGGAAAACACATCCTGGCCAAGCTGGAGAAGTACTACATGAAGAATGGCGTTGACCTGGGTCCTCTCTGTGGCCCTCCCAATGGCATCATGtaa